A portion of the Tindallia magadiensis genome contains these proteins:
- the gmk gene encoding guanylate kinase gives MEQNGLLMVISGPSGTGKGTLVKHLLKRNNNIQLSVSATTRDPRPGEVDEVNYFFLTKDDFEKKLENGEFLEHAEVYGNYYGTPKAFVEKQLKKGNNVLLEIDILGAMQIREKFEEAVFLFIIPPSLEELQRRIERRGTETPEQMSKRMNSSLEEIKELKKYDYVILNDEVEKATTLIESIIDSELASVERSQHYWLNLFGVRR, from the coding sequence ATGGAGCAAAATGGTCTTTTGATGGTTATCTCTGGTCCTTCTGGTACCGGTAAAGGAACTTTGGTAAAGCATTTACTAAAGAGGAACAATAATATTCAGCTTTCTGTGTCAGCTACAACTCGAGATCCTAGACCTGGAGAAGTAGACGAAGTTAACTATTTTTTTCTGACTAAAGATGATTTTGAAAAAAAATTAGAGAATGGTGAGTTTTTAGAGCATGCAGAAGTTTATGGTAATTATTATGGTACGCCAAAAGCTTTTGTAGAAAAGCAATTGAAAAAAGGAAATAATGTGCTTTTAGAAATTGATATCCTTGGTGCTATGCAAATAAGAGAAAAATTTGAGGAAGCCGTATTTTTATTTATTATTCCACCATCTCTGGAAGAATTACAGCGTAGAATCGAAAGGCGTGGGACGGAAACTCCGGAACAGATGAGTAAGCGAATGAATAGTTCTCTGGAAGAAATAAAAGAGTTAAAGAAGTATGATTATGTAATCTTAAACGATGAGGTTGAAAAAGCAACTACATTGATTGAGTCGATTATTGATTCAGAATTAGCCAGTGTAGAACGTAGTCAGCATTACTGGTTAAATCTTTTTGGGGTTAGGAGGTAA
- the remA gene encoding extracellular matrix/biofilm regulator RemA: protein MPIKLINIGFGNIVSANRIIAIVSPESAPIKRIIQEARDQGSLIDATYGRRTRAVIVTDSDHVILSAVQPETVAHRLHDKEEQRDLIKDHITSHGE, encoded by the coding sequence ATGCCTATAAAACTGATAAATATTGGATTTGGAAATATTGTTTCAGCTAACCGGATTATTGCTATTGTTAGTCCGGAATCTGCTCCGATTAAAAGAATCATCCAGGAAGCTCGGGATCAGGGAAGTCTCATTGATGCTACTTATGGTCGTCGAACCAGAGCGGTGATCGTAACGGACAGCGATCATGTGATTTTGTCGGCAGTTCAACCTGAAACGGTAGCTCATCGTCTGCATGATAAGGAAGAACAGAGGGATTTAATAAAAGATCATATAACCAGTCATGGTGAGTAG
- a CDS encoding YicC/YloC family endoribonuclease, with product MINSMTGYGRSEVLLNTNAYTIEMKSVNHRYLDIAVKMPRKINFMEEKIKQCVKQYIARGRVDVYINHAGQGEVSKAVTLDKELGRSYRDAFEVLSQELGLKNDLTISNLSRLPEMIILEEPETDEEKLWQEMEKGIREAANQLSIMRATEGKSMEEDLKQRIDSLNGYIEEIELLSPDFSKAYRERLMKRIQELTDKEFVVDEQRIAMEVAILSEKTCIAEELVRFRSHLKQMDKALDQTETVGRKLDFMLQEVNREINTIGSKASDFSINSLVVEVKSELEKMREQVQNIE from the coding sequence ATGATTAACAGTATGACAGGATACGGAAGATCAGAGGTTTTGCTTAATACTAATGCGTATACGATTGAGATGAAAAGTGTGAATCATCGTTATCTGGATATAGCTGTTAAAATGCCGCGAAAAATTAACTTTATGGAAGAAAAAATTAAACAGTGTGTCAAACAGTATATTGCTCGAGGTCGCGTGGATGTGTATATCAATCATGCAGGCCAGGGAGAGGTTTCAAAAGCAGTAACCTTGGATAAAGAGCTGGGCAGATCTTATCGGGATGCTTTTGAAGTGTTAAGTCAGGAGTTAGGATTAAAAAACGACTTAACAATATCCAATTTATCTCGATTACCAGAAATGATCATTCTTGAAGAACCTGAAACAGATGAAGAAAAGTTATGGCAAGAAATGGAAAAAGGCATTCGGGAAGCTGCTAATCAACTGAGTATCATGCGGGCGACAGAGGGGAAAAGCATGGAAGAGGATCTGAAACAACGAATAGACAGCTTAAATGGCTACATAGAAGAAATAGAGCTGCTTTCGCCAGACTTCAGTAAAGCATATCGAGAACGATTGATGAAGCGTATTCAGGAACTGACAGATAAAGAATTTGTAGTGGATGAACAACGAATCGCTATGGAAGTCGCTATTTTATCAGAGAAAACGTGTATTGCTGAAGAATTAGTTCGATTTCGCAGTCATCTTAAACAGATGGATAAAGCGCTTGATCAGACGGAAACGGTTGGACGAAAACTGGATTTTATGCTTCAGGAAGTGAATCGAGAAATCAACACCATTGGTTCTAAAGCTAGTGATTTTAGCATTAATTCACTAGTGGTTGAAGTGAAAAGCGAACTGGAGAAAATGCGTGAACAGGTACAAAATATTGAATAA
- the coaBC gene encoding bifunctional phosphopantothenoylcysteine decarboxylase/phosphopantothenate--cysteine ligase CoaBC — MLQGKHIVVGVTGGIAAYKACELVSRLSKQQATVEVVMTEAATSFVNPETFQALSRNPVITSLFQSIKYWEIEHISLAQKTDAMIVAPATANIIGKVANGIADDFLSTMIMASAVPVILAPAMNTHMYENPILQRNVECLKGYGYHFVDPCEGLLACGDKGKGKMAEPAVLEEYLINLLMPKQDLIGQRILITAGPTREEIDPVRYITNYSSGKMGYALAEMAKKRGALVTLVTGPCQIPIPKVDEAVSVLSTEEMFHAVMSRYEQQDVVIKAAAVSDYRPTDRAVQKIKKQKEGSMELSLTKNPDILWELGKTKNDQVLVGFAAETENLIENATSKMNRKNLDLIVANDLMQPGAGFHCDTNQVMLIYPNGQTKSLRLEEKKKIADRILDEIAYLLKEKKA; from the coding sequence ATGTTGCAAGGAAAGCATATTGTGGTAGGGGTTACTGGGGGCATAGCAGCTTATAAAGCCTGTGAGCTAGTTAGTCGTTTGTCAAAACAGCAGGCAACAGTGGAAGTAGTGATGACAGAAGCAGCTACTTCTTTTGTAAATCCGGAAACCTTCCAGGCTCTGAGTAGAAACCCAGTGATTACAAGTCTTTTTCAGTCTATTAAATATTGGGAAATTGAACATATTTCACTTGCACAAAAAACAGATGCAATGATTGTTGCGCCAGCAACGGCAAATATTATAGGAAAAGTTGCCAATGGTATTGCTGATGACTTTCTGTCAACCATGATAATGGCTTCTGCAGTGCCAGTAATATTAGCACCTGCTATGAATACTCATATGTATGAAAATCCAATTTTGCAGCGAAATGTGGAATGTTTAAAGGGATATGGTTATCATTTTGTAGATCCTTGTGAGGGTCTATTGGCTTGTGGTGACAAAGGAAAGGGGAAGATGGCAGAACCGGCTGTACTAGAAGAATATTTAATAAATCTCTTAATGCCCAAACAGGATCTTATTGGACAGCGCATCCTTATTACGGCTGGTCCCACTCGGGAAGAAATTGATCCAGTAAGATATATCACTAATTACTCATCTGGAAAAATGGGCTATGCTTTGGCAGAGATGGCAAAAAAAAGAGGAGCTTTAGTTACCTTGGTAACTGGTCCTTGTCAAATACCTATTCCAAAAGTCGATGAAGCTGTCTCGGTTCTTTCGACGGAGGAGATGTTTCATGCTGTTATGAGTCGGTATGAGCAACAAGATGTAGTGATCAAGGCTGCAGCTGTGTCAGATTACCGTCCTACGGATAGAGCGGTTCAAAAAATAAAAAAACAAAAAGAAGGTTCTATGGAGTTGTCTTTAACTAAGAATCCAGATATTTTATGGGAACTAGGAAAAACAAAAAATGATCAGGTATTGGTAGGTTTTGCGGCTGAAACAGAGAATCTGATAGAAAATGCCACTTCTAAAATGAATCGAAAAAACTTAGACCTGATAGTTGCTAATGATTTAATGCAACCAGGTGCGGGGTTTCATTGTGATACTAATCAGGTAATGCTGATCTATCCAAATGGTCAGACAAAGTCATTAAGGCTAGAAGAAAAGAAGAAAATTGCTGACAGGATTTTAGATGAGATTGCTTATTTGCTGAAAGAGAAAAAAGCGTAA
- the dapF gene encoding diaminopimelate epimerase: MNIPFTKMHGIGNDFILLKRQDLPDASWDQKLAKMICQRHLGIGADGMMIAEASEIADIKMLYHNADGSQGEMCGNGIRCFAHYVMEENLVPEKPVLRIETMLDIREIEIQRYESMGSLVKVYMGKPKIRDIEMMIEVDGETIKMADLTIGVPHVVLLESDLNVNRVDRIGPKIEKMDIFPKGTNVNFAKVHSREHVSVMTWERGAGHTLACGTGICSVCSVLHQKGMVEKRINVIAEGGQLTIEIDKENGVYMTGPCQMIAKGNFMGKGLLNHD, from the coding sequence ATGAACATCCCTTTTACTAAAATGCATGGTATTGGCAATGATTTTATTTTGCTGAAACGCCAAGACCTTCCTGACGCTTCTTGGGATCAAAAGTTGGCAAAGATGATTTGTCAGCGTCACCTGGGTATTGGAGCAGATGGAATGATGATAGCGGAAGCTTCGGAAATAGCTGATATAAAAATGCTTTATCATAATGCTGATGGTTCGCAGGGTGAAATGTGCGGCAATGGTATTCGTTGCTTTGCTCATTATGTGATGGAGGAAAATTTAGTACCGGAAAAACCTGTTTTACGCATTGAAACGATGCTAGACATAAGAGAAATAGAGATTCAACGCTATGAGTCTATGGGCAGCTTGGTGAAAGTATATATGGGAAAACCAAAGATACGCGACATCGAAATGATGATTGAAGTCGATGGAGAAACAATTAAAATGGCAGACTTAACAATTGGAGTTCCTCATGTTGTTCTTCTGGAATCAGACTTGAATGTTAACCGTGTGGACAGGATAGGACCTAAGATCGAAAAAATGGATATTTTTCCTAAGGGAACCAATGTGAATTTTGCTAAAGTCCATAGCCGGGAACATGTTTCTGTGATGACTTGGGAGAGGGGCGCTGGTCATACGCTAGCATGTGGAACAGGTATTTGTAGCGTTTGTAGCGTGTTACATCAAAAGGGCATGGTGGAAAAACGAATCAATGTAATAGCTGAAGGTGGTCAGCTGACTATTGAAATTGATAAAGAAAACGGTGTTTATATGACTGGTCCCTGCCAGATGATTGCTAAGGGAAATTTTATGGGGAAAGGACTTTTAAACCATGATTAA